From Xenopus laevis strain J_2021 chromosome 7L, Xenopus_laevis_v10.1, whole genome shotgun sequence, one genomic window encodes:
- the LOC121395455 gene encoding 52 kDa repressor of the inhibitor of the protein kinase-like — translation MLTSRLREHNIDLKDCRGQGYDNGANMAGRIKGVKSRILEKYPQAIFCPCAAHSLNLVGVHAASSCPEVKTFFGSVNRLYVLFSNSPERWHTLTEEIAGSLHGLSDTRWSSRVEAIRPVAKKLPSILQALEKIISSRRLTSDAQSEAVGLYNYFSSFRAILLATFWLKVLQCFDERNKILQARSVSMEIGAANIRALAEEMKSLREKWPALLSEARLVADGMEIPAELMNTQQIRRKKSQTPGQLEDPEAVFKVNVFLVTLDTIISDLDQRFKSMEEICNLFAPILKLRKLTNEDLEASTKLLVAKYPQDLTDSLLDELQHLRKVYNETFEGSLGQLELLNCIYDLQLEGIFGQVCVALRIFITLPLSVAEGERAFSKLSLIKNYLRSTMSEQRLNSLAMLSIEHELANHLDFKELIKDFASSKVRRL, via the coding sequence ATGCTAACATCAAGATTGCGTGAGCACAACATCGACCTCAAAGATTGCAGAGGGCAAGGGTATGATAACGGAGCCAACATGGCTGGAAGAATTAAAGGAGTAAAATCCAGAATCCTGGAGAAGTATCCACAAGCCATTTTTTGCCCCTGTGCTGCACACTCTTTAAACCTTGTTGGCGTGCATGCAGCATCCAGCTGTCCTGAAGTGAAGACATTTTTTGGAAGTGTGAATAGATTGTACGTCCTGTTTAGCAACAGTCCTGAGAGGTGGCATACCCTAACTGAGGAAATTGCTGGTTCACTGCATGGTCTAAGTGACACTAGATGGAGTTCAAGAGTTGAAGCAATTCGGCCTGTCGCTAAGAAGCTGCCAAGCATTCTCCAAGCACTTGAGAAGATAATTTCCTCTAGAAGGCTTACAAGTGATGCACAGTCAGAAGCTGTGGggctgtataattatttttcttctttccgTGCAATTCTACTTGCAACTTTTTGGCTAAAAGTTCTACAGTGTTTTGATGAGAGGAACAAAATTCTGCAGGCACGGTCAGTTTCCATGGAGATTGGAGCCGCAAATATAAGAGCATTGGCAGAAGAAATGAAATCTCTTAGAGAAAAGTGGCCTGCTCTACTCTCAGAGGCTAGATTGGTTGCTGATGGCATGGAGATTCCGGCTGAACTTATGAACACACAACAGATTCGCCGAAAGAAGTCACAAACTCCTGGTCAACTGGAAGATCCTGAAGCTGTttttaaagtcaatgtttttctcGTGACCCTGGACACTATCATTTCTGACCTAGATCAGAGatttaaatcaatggaagaaatatgcaatttatttgcTCCAATATTGAAGTTGAGGAAGCTAACAAATGAAGATCTAGAAGCATCCACCAAGTTGCTGGTTGCCAAATACCCTCAAGATCTTACAGACTCGTTACTGGATGAGTTACAACATCTTCGTAAGGTCTACAATGAAACATTTGAAGGGTCTCTTGGTCAACTGGAATTATTAAATTGTATCTATGACCTGCAGCTTGAAGGCATATTTGGACAGGTGTGTGTTGCCCTTCGTATCTTCATCACACTTCCTCTGTCAGTGGCTGAAGGAGAGAGAGCGTTCAGCAAACTGTCCTTGATTAAAAACTATCTACGGTCAACAATGAGTGAACAGAGACTGAATAGCCTGGCAATGCTTTCTATTGAACACGAACTTGCAAATCACCTGGATTTCAAAGAACTTATCAAAGATTTTGCAAGCAGTAAAGTGAGGAGACTTTGA